Proteins found in one Salvia splendens isolate huo1 chromosome 10, SspV2, whole genome shotgun sequence genomic segment:
- the LOC121752379 gene encoding probable ribosomal RNA small subunit methyltransferase B isoform X2, with protein MEAVCSRLSLFHERSCTRIVVVPSFVCSTRVAVVQHNHRRTSRDNSATTTSTTRTRTRTGHARELNLDISPHRAVSAVRLMRIELGGAFADLLNEQGKGSGDNEMGYVERTLGFRTRDLEDRDLRLVTEIVGGTTRWKRYLDHLILSLCHDQNAIKSMEPLLLQILRIGFYEILKLEMPPYAVVDENVKLAKAALRVGAGNMVNALLRKLLMLKEKSLLPEPKVDGDDRQRARALATIHSHPVWMVRRWINQLGLDEAVKFMTWNNTDPGFSIRANTAKGFTRADLVGELEKLEVPYELSQHLDDFVRIRTGMQVIIQAGLLKKGFCSVQDESAGMVVRVVDPKPGDSIIDCCAAPGGKTLFMASCLNGQGSISAVDVNKGRLRILKETAKLHECDQVITTIHADLRALDANILKGDKVLLDAPCSGLGVLSKRADLRWNRRLEDMEELINLQDALLDSASNLVKPGGVLIYSTCSVDPDENEERIAAFLLRHPEFCVDSVEKYVSPPFVTEGGFYSSGPVKHSLDGAFAARLIRST; from the exons ATGGAGGCAGTGTGCTCTCGCTTATCTCTCTTCCATGAGAGGAGCTGTACGAGAATTGTGGTTGTGCCGAGCTTTGTTTGCTCTACTCGTGTAGCTGTGGTGCAGCACAACCATCGGAGGACTTCCAGAGACAACTCTGCTACTACAACTTCGACCACTAGAACCAGAACTCGAACAG GCCATGCTCGAGAGCTGAATTTGGATATATCGCCTCACAGAGCTG TGTCTGCTGTGAGATTGATGCGGATTGAGCTTGGTGGTGCATTTGCTGACCTGTTGAATGAGCAAGGCAAGGGTTCAGGGGATAATGAGATGGGATATGTTGAGAGAACTCTTGGTTTCCGCACCCGTGATCTAGAAGATAGAGATCTTCGGCTG GTTACAGAAATTGTTGGGGGTACCACCCGTTGGAAAAGATACCTCGATCATTTGATTCTTTCACTTTGTCATGATCAAAACGCCATCAAAAGTATGGAACCTCTTCTACTTCAG ATTCTTCGAATTGGTTTCTACGAGATCCTAAAGCTTGAAATGCCTCCATATGCAGTTGTTGATGAG AATGTGAAGCTTGCAAAAGCTGCACTGAGAGTTGGTGCTGGTAATATGGTTAATGCACTATTGAGGAAGCTATTGATGCTTAAG GAGAAAAGCTTGCTCCCTGAACCAAAAGTAGATGGTGATGACAGGCAGCGAGCACGTGCTTTGGCCACAATTCATTCTCATCCCGTT TGGATGGTGAGACGATGGATCAATCAACTTGGTCTTGATGAAGCAGTCAAGTTTATGACATGGAATAATACTGACCCTGGTTTCAGCATCAG AGCGAACACAGCTAAAGGCTTCACAAGGGCGGATCTCGTTggagaacttgaaaagttggag GTTCCATATGAACTTTCTCAGCACTTGGATGATTTCGTCCGCATAAGAACAGGCATGCAG GTCATCATACAAGCTGGATTACTGAAAAAGGGTTTCTGTTCTGTCCAGGATGAGAGTGCAG GAATGGTGGTTAGAGTTGTGGATCCAAAACCTGGTGATAGCATTATCGACTGTTGTGCGGCTCCGGGTGGAAAGACTCTTTTCATGGCTTCGTGTCTGAATGGCCAAG GTAGCATAAGCGCAGTTGATGTAAATAAAGGCCGATTGAGAATCCTCAAAGAGACTGCCAAGTTGCACGAGTGTGATCAAGTTATCACTACCATTCATGCTGATCTCCGTGCACTT GATGCTAATATCCTGAAAGGTGATAAAGTTCTACTGGATGCTCCTTGTTCTGGATTGGGTGTACTATCTAAG AGAGCAGATTTGCGCTGGAATAGGAGACTGGAAGACATGGAAGAACTTATAAATTTGCAAGACGCCCTTCTTGATTCAGCTTCTAA CTTGGTAAAGCCTGGTGGAGTACTAATATACAGCACCTGTTCAGTCGATCCTGATGAGAACGAAGAAAGAATTGCTGCTTTTCTGCTGCGACATCCG GAATTTTGTGTAGATTCGGTAGAAAAGTATGTGTCTCCCCCATTTGTCACTGAAGGTGGATTCTACAGCTCCGGGCCTGTCAAACACTCGCTCGATGGAGCCTTTGCAGCTCGCCTTATAAGATCTACCTGA
- the LOC121752379 gene encoding probable ribosomal RNA small subunit methyltransferase B isoform X1, whose product MEAVCSRLSLFHERSCTRIVVVPSFVCSTRVAVVQHNHRRTSRDNSATTTSTTRTRTRTARPHTSTTGGHARELNLDISPHRAVSAVRLMRIELGGAFADLLNEQGKGSGDNEMGYVERTLGFRTRDLEDRDLRLVTEIVGGTTRWKRYLDHLILSLCHDQNAIKSMEPLLLQILRIGFYEILKLEMPPYAVVDENVKLAKAALRVGAGNMVNALLRKLLMLKEKSLLPEPKVDGDDRQRARALATIHSHPVWMVRRWINQLGLDEAVKFMTWNNTDPGFSIRANTAKGFTRADLVGELEKLEVPYELSQHLDDFVRIRTGMQVIIQAGLLKKGFCSVQDESAGMVVRVVDPKPGDSIIDCCAAPGGKTLFMASCLNGQGSISAVDVNKGRLRILKETAKLHECDQVITTIHADLRALDANILKGDKVLLDAPCSGLGVLSKRADLRWNRRLEDMEELINLQDALLDSASNLVKPGGVLIYSTCSVDPDENEERIAAFLLRHPEFCVDSVEKYVSPPFVTEGGFYSSGPVKHSLDGAFAARLIRST is encoded by the exons ATGGAGGCAGTGTGCTCTCGCTTATCTCTCTTCCATGAGAGGAGCTGTACGAGAATTGTGGTTGTGCCGAGCTTTGTTTGCTCTACTCGTGTAGCTGTGGTGCAGCACAACCATCGGAGGACTTCCAGAGACAACTCTGCTACTACAACTTCGACCACTAGAACCAGAACTCGAACAG CTCGTCCACACACTTCAACTACTGGAG GCCATGCTCGAGAGCTGAATTTGGATATATCGCCTCACAGAGCTG TGTCTGCTGTGAGATTGATGCGGATTGAGCTTGGTGGTGCATTTGCTGACCTGTTGAATGAGCAAGGCAAGGGTTCAGGGGATAATGAGATGGGATATGTTGAGAGAACTCTTGGTTTCCGCACCCGTGATCTAGAAGATAGAGATCTTCGGCTG GTTACAGAAATTGTTGGGGGTACCACCCGTTGGAAAAGATACCTCGATCATTTGATTCTTTCACTTTGTCATGATCAAAACGCCATCAAAAGTATGGAACCTCTTCTACTTCAG ATTCTTCGAATTGGTTTCTACGAGATCCTAAAGCTTGAAATGCCTCCATATGCAGTTGTTGATGAG AATGTGAAGCTTGCAAAAGCTGCACTGAGAGTTGGTGCTGGTAATATGGTTAATGCACTATTGAGGAAGCTATTGATGCTTAAG GAGAAAAGCTTGCTCCCTGAACCAAAAGTAGATGGTGATGACAGGCAGCGAGCACGTGCTTTGGCCACAATTCATTCTCATCCCGTT TGGATGGTGAGACGATGGATCAATCAACTTGGTCTTGATGAAGCAGTCAAGTTTATGACATGGAATAATACTGACCCTGGTTTCAGCATCAG AGCGAACACAGCTAAAGGCTTCACAAGGGCGGATCTCGTTggagaacttgaaaagttggag GTTCCATATGAACTTTCTCAGCACTTGGATGATTTCGTCCGCATAAGAACAGGCATGCAG GTCATCATACAAGCTGGATTACTGAAAAAGGGTTTCTGTTCTGTCCAGGATGAGAGTGCAG GAATGGTGGTTAGAGTTGTGGATCCAAAACCTGGTGATAGCATTATCGACTGTTGTGCGGCTCCGGGTGGAAAGACTCTTTTCATGGCTTCGTGTCTGAATGGCCAAG GTAGCATAAGCGCAGTTGATGTAAATAAAGGCCGATTGAGAATCCTCAAAGAGACTGCCAAGTTGCACGAGTGTGATCAAGTTATCACTACCATTCATGCTGATCTCCGTGCACTT GATGCTAATATCCTGAAAGGTGATAAAGTTCTACTGGATGCTCCTTGTTCTGGATTGGGTGTACTATCTAAG AGAGCAGATTTGCGCTGGAATAGGAGACTGGAAGACATGGAAGAACTTATAAATTTGCAAGACGCCCTTCTTGATTCAGCTTCTAA CTTGGTAAAGCCTGGTGGAGTACTAATATACAGCACCTGTTCAGTCGATCCTGATGAGAACGAAGAAAGAATTGCTGCTTTTCTGCTGCGACATCCG GAATTTTGTGTAGATTCGGTAGAAAAGTATGTGTCTCCCCCATTTGTCACTGAAGGTGGATTCTACAGCTCCGGGCCTGTCAAACACTCGCTCGATGGAGCCTTTGCAGCTCGCCTTATAAGATCTACCTGA
- the LOC121752379 gene encoding probable ribosomal RNA small subunit methyltransferase B isoform X3 — translation MRIELGGAFADLLNEQGKGSGDNEMGYVERTLGFRTRDLEDRDLRLVTEIVGGTTRWKRYLDHLILSLCHDQNAIKSMEPLLLQILRIGFYEILKLEMPPYAVVDENVKLAKAALRVGAGNMVNALLRKLLMLKEKSLLPEPKVDGDDRQRARALATIHSHPVWMVRRWINQLGLDEAVKFMTWNNTDPGFSIRANTAKGFTRADLVGELEKLEVPYELSQHLDDFVRIRTGMQVIIQAGLLKKGFCSVQDESAGMVVRVVDPKPGDSIIDCCAAPGGKTLFMASCLNGQGSISAVDVNKGRLRILKETAKLHECDQVITTIHADLRALDANILKGDKVLLDAPCSGLGVLSKRADLRWNRRLEDMEELINLQDALLDSASNLVKPGGVLIYSTCSVDPDENEERIAAFLLRHPEFCVDSVEKYVSPPFVTEGGFYSSGPVKHSLDGAFAARLIRST, via the exons ATGCGGATTGAGCTTGGTGGTGCATTTGCTGACCTGTTGAATGAGCAAGGCAAGGGTTCAGGGGATAATGAGATGGGATATGTTGAGAGAACTCTTGGTTTCCGCACCCGTGATCTAGAAGATAGAGATCTTCGGCTG GTTACAGAAATTGTTGGGGGTACCACCCGTTGGAAAAGATACCTCGATCATTTGATTCTTTCACTTTGTCATGATCAAAACGCCATCAAAAGTATGGAACCTCTTCTACTTCAG ATTCTTCGAATTGGTTTCTACGAGATCCTAAAGCTTGAAATGCCTCCATATGCAGTTGTTGATGAG AATGTGAAGCTTGCAAAAGCTGCACTGAGAGTTGGTGCTGGTAATATGGTTAATGCACTATTGAGGAAGCTATTGATGCTTAAG GAGAAAAGCTTGCTCCCTGAACCAAAAGTAGATGGTGATGACAGGCAGCGAGCACGTGCTTTGGCCACAATTCATTCTCATCCCGTT TGGATGGTGAGACGATGGATCAATCAACTTGGTCTTGATGAAGCAGTCAAGTTTATGACATGGAATAATACTGACCCTGGTTTCAGCATCAG AGCGAACACAGCTAAAGGCTTCACAAGGGCGGATCTCGTTggagaacttgaaaagttggag GTTCCATATGAACTTTCTCAGCACTTGGATGATTTCGTCCGCATAAGAACAGGCATGCAG GTCATCATACAAGCTGGATTACTGAAAAAGGGTTTCTGTTCTGTCCAGGATGAGAGTGCAG GAATGGTGGTTAGAGTTGTGGATCCAAAACCTGGTGATAGCATTATCGACTGTTGTGCGGCTCCGGGTGGAAAGACTCTTTTCATGGCTTCGTGTCTGAATGGCCAAG GTAGCATAAGCGCAGTTGATGTAAATAAAGGCCGATTGAGAATCCTCAAAGAGACTGCCAAGTTGCACGAGTGTGATCAAGTTATCACTACCATTCATGCTGATCTCCGTGCACTT GATGCTAATATCCTGAAAGGTGATAAAGTTCTACTGGATGCTCCTTGTTCTGGATTGGGTGTACTATCTAAG AGAGCAGATTTGCGCTGGAATAGGAGACTGGAAGACATGGAAGAACTTATAAATTTGCAAGACGCCCTTCTTGATTCAGCTTCTAA CTTGGTAAAGCCTGGTGGAGTACTAATATACAGCACCTGTTCAGTCGATCCTGATGAGAACGAAGAAAGAATTGCTGCTTTTCTGCTGCGACATCCG GAATTTTGTGTAGATTCGGTAGAAAAGTATGTGTCTCCCCCATTTGTCACTGAAGGTGGATTCTACAGCTCCGGGCCTGTCAAACACTCGCTCGATGGAGCCTTTGCAGCTCGCCTTATAAGATCTACCTGA